From a region of the Streptomyces tirandamycinicus genome:
- a CDS encoding MFS transporter, with amino-acid sequence MGGGGGGDTGADGTGTDAHADGTGTGTDADADAGAGAGAGGSGDDGSGSGSTEADTRAAGKPLRDGTGPGGGGRPAVSAARRRGPVVAALMLGMALAALDGTVVSTAVPQIVGDLGGFSVFSWLFSGYLLAVTVTLPVYGKLCDTFGRKPVLVAGIVLFLAGSLLCAAAWSMASLIAFRVVQGLGGGALQGTIQTIAADLYPLEERPRIVARLSTVWAVSSVAGPAVGGLLAAYADWRWIFLINLPVGGVALWLIARHLVEPARERGPRPRVDWPGALAVFVTGTLLLTALVQGGVAWPWISAPSFGLLGASAVCAAVTVVVERRAAEPVIPGWVWRRRTIASVNVAMGALGLLMVAPTVFLPTYAQSVLGLGPIAAGFVLSAMTLSWPVTAAYANRVYNRIGFRDTALTGMGAALLVLLAFPLLPYPGEAWQPALIMLLLGAALGFFQLPLLVGVQSTVPWAERGTATASVLFCRQVGQSVGAALFGALANAVLAARMGGAGDLDAVSHALADGSAHDPLRRAVAAAVDVVFAGAAAAAALALLALLFAPRRFAVLAERQPDV; translated from the coding sequence GGGAGCGGACGGCACCGGAACGGACGCGCACGCTGACGGCACCGGCACCGGAACGGACGCGGACGCGGACGCGGGAGCGGGCGCGGGAGCGGGCGGCAGCGGCGACGACGGCAGCGGCAGCGGCAGCACGGAGGCGGACACACGGGCCGCCGGGAAGCCGTTACGCGACGGGACCGGACCGGGCGGGGGCGGGCGGCCCGCCGTCAGCGCCGCGCGCCGGCGCGGGCCGGTGGTCGCCGCGCTGATGCTCGGTATGGCACTCGCCGCCCTCGACGGCACGGTCGTGTCGACCGCGGTCCCCCAGATCGTCGGCGACCTGGGCGGCTTCTCCGTCTTCTCCTGGCTGTTCTCCGGCTATCTGCTCGCCGTCACCGTCACCCTCCCCGTCTACGGCAAGCTCTGCGACACCTTCGGCCGCAAGCCCGTGCTGGTCGCGGGCATCGTGCTGTTCCTGGCCGGTTCGCTGCTGTGCGCGGCGGCCTGGAGCATGGCCTCGCTCATCGCCTTCCGCGTCGTCCAGGGACTCGGCGGAGGAGCGCTGCAGGGCACGATCCAGACCATCGCCGCCGATCTGTACCCGCTGGAGGAGCGGCCCCGCATCGTGGCCAGGCTGTCCACGGTGTGGGCGGTCTCCTCGGTCGCCGGCCCGGCGGTGGGCGGCCTGCTCGCCGCCTACGCCGACTGGCGCTGGATCTTCCTGATCAACCTCCCCGTCGGCGGGGTCGCGCTCTGGCTGATCGCCCGTCACCTCGTGGAGCCGGCCCGGGAGCGGGGACCCCGCCCCCGGGTCGACTGGCCCGGCGCGCTCGCCGTGTTCGTCACCGGGACGCTGTTGCTCACCGCGCTGGTCCAGGGCGGAGTGGCCTGGCCCTGGATCTCCGCCCCCTCGTTCGGGCTCCTCGGCGCGAGCGCGGTCTGCGCCGCCGTGACCGTCGTCGTCGAGCGGCGGGCGGCGGAGCCCGTCATCCCCGGCTGGGTGTGGCGGCGGCGCACCATCGCCTCCGTGAACGTGGCCATGGGCGCGCTGGGGCTGCTGATGGTCGCGCCGACGGTGTTCCTGCCGACGTACGCCCAGTCGGTGCTCGGGCTCGGGCCGATAGCGGCCGGGTTCGTGCTGTCCGCGATGACCCTCAGCTGGCCGGTCACCGCGGCGTACGCCAATCGCGTCTACAACCGCATCGGGTTCCGGGACACGGCTCTCACCGGGATGGGCGCCGCGCTGCTGGTCCTGCTGGCGTTCCCGCTGCTGCCGTACCCGGGCGAGGCGTGGCAGCCGGCACTGATCATGCTGCTGCTGGGGGCGGCCCTCGGCTTCTTCCAGCTCCCGCTGCTCGTCGGCGTGCAGTCGACCGTGCCCTGGGCCGAGCGCGGGACGGCGACGGCGTCCGTGCTGTTCTGCCGCCAGGTCGGGCAGAGCGTCGGCGCCGCGCTGTTCGGGGCGCTGGCCAACGCGGTGCTGGCCGCCCGCATGGGCGGTGCGGGCGATCTGGACGCGGTGTCCCACGCGCTCGCGGACGGGTCCGCGCACGACCCGCTGCGGCGCGCGGTGGCGGCGGCGGTCGACGTCGTCTTCGCCGGCGCCGCGGCGGCCGCCGCGCTCGCGCTGCTCGCGCTGCTGTTCGCACCGCGCAGGTTCGCGGTCCTCGCGGAGCGGCAGCCGGACGTCTGA
- a CDS encoding DUF485 domain-containing protein, with product MSYDPYFPDPPGPARQPRYAPQPPPGRGYGDPPPGREYGDPFGDPAAWPPAAPHPDPYTEPPGRTPYSGPSGHTPYSGPSGTAPDDELPRLRAGYRRLRRVATLTALGYFVLFLLMSAYAPDLMTGRINGGLTTGVLLGLLTLPVALVAITVYERIAHHRVDPLAAAIRAAHEGRPAATTGDPHGGPNLPGGSAWDRPTGGMRI from the coding sequence ATGTCGTACGACCCCTACTTCCCCGATCCCCCCGGCCCGGCGAGGCAGCCCCGGTACGCGCCGCAACCGCCGCCCGGCCGGGGATACGGAGATCCCCCGCCCGGCAGGGAGTACGGAGATCCGTTCGGCGACCCGGCCGCCTGGCCGCCCGCCGCGCCCCACCCGGACCCGTACACCGAGCCGCCCGGCCGCACCCCGTACAGCGGGCCGTCCGGCCACACTCCGTACAGCGGGCCGTCCGGCACCGCCCCGGACGACGAACTGCCCCGGCTCCGCGCCGGCTACCGCAGGCTCCGCCGCGTGGCGACCCTCACCGCACTCGGCTACTTCGTGCTCTTCCTCCTGATGTCCGCCTACGCACCCGACCTGATGACCGGACGGATCAACGGCGGCCTCACCACCGGAGTGCTGCTCGGCCTCCTCACCCTGCCCGTGGCACTGGTCGCCATCACGGTCTACGAACGCATCGCCCACCACCGGGTCGACCCGCTCGCGGCCGCCATCAGGGCCGCCCACGAGGGGCGGCCCGCCGCGACGACCGGGGACCCGCACGGCGGCCCGAACCTGCCCGGCGGCTCCGCCTGGGACCGTCCCACGGGAGGCATGCGCATATGA
- a CDS encoding cation acetate symporter — MSGFNSDAQTMSFVAFIAVVTVTLLLCVMTGPDRDDLDEFYTGYRSLSPMQSGLAIAGDYISASTVLATIGVIALVGYDGLTLALSTVLSLVLMMFLLAEPLRNAGRFTMGDILTRRTPGPAVRIAACAVTLAALLPLVVFQLAGAGDLLAFVLGFDAEGFKTGAIVFLGVLMISYAAIGGMKGTAFIQIVKTLVLLGSATIIAVLVLDRFDFSLPGLLDAAKKGSGAGDLYLTSGLQFGGDEIDMISAQLTVVLGAAVLPHITMRMFTARSATAVRRSMSWAVSTVVVTCLLLVVIGFGAAAIVGHKNLVLADPQGKTAFLLVSQAVLGADANTLESLVFTTVATAIFLTLLASVAGITLACANTLAHDLIAHGLRRAAIPHTTEMAVARGAAAGIGLLTIALAAFVQHWNLQALVTLSFCIGASAVAPALVFSMFWRRYTSQGLMWTLIVGAGTAILLMTGSNLVSGSPQSVFPDHDFNWFPYTTSGLVSVPAGFLAGWYGSIRAPREASAQRERYAEIEPAILAGATTGRDGA, encoded by the coding sequence ATGAGCGGCTTCAACTCCGACGCCCAGACCATGTCCTTCGTGGCGTTCATCGCCGTCGTCACCGTGACGCTGCTGCTGTGCGTGATGACCGGCCCCGACCGCGACGACCTGGACGAGTTCTACACCGGCTACCGCTCCCTGTCCCCCATGCAGAGCGGCCTCGCGATCGCAGGCGACTACATCTCCGCCTCGACCGTGCTCGCCACCATCGGCGTCATCGCCCTCGTGGGCTACGACGGCCTCACGCTCGCCCTGAGCACCGTGCTCTCCCTGGTACTGATGATGTTCCTGCTCGCCGAACCGCTGCGAAACGCGGGCCGGTTCACCATGGGCGACATCCTCACCCGCCGCACCCCCGGCCCCGCCGTGCGCATCGCCGCCTGCGCGGTCACCCTCGCGGCGCTGCTGCCGCTGGTCGTCTTCCAACTCGCGGGCGCCGGCGATCTGCTCGCCTTTGTCCTCGGCTTCGACGCCGAAGGGTTCAAGACGGGCGCGATCGTGTTCCTCGGCGTGCTGATGATCTCGTACGCGGCGATCGGCGGAATGAAGGGCACCGCCTTCATCCAGATCGTCAAGACCCTGGTACTGCTCGGCTCCGCCACGATCATCGCCGTACTCGTGCTGGACCGCTTCGACTTCAGCCTGCCCGGGCTGCTCGACGCGGCCAAGAAGGGCAGCGGCGCGGGCGACCTCTACCTCACCTCCGGGCTCCAGTTCGGCGGCGACGAGATCGACATGATCAGCGCCCAGCTCACGGTCGTGCTCGGCGCGGCGGTGCTGCCGCACATCACCATGCGCATGTTCACCGCGCGCAGCGCCACCGCCGTGCGGCGCTCGATGTCCTGGGCCGTGTCCACCGTGGTCGTGACCTGCCTGCTGCTCGTCGTCATCGGCTTCGGCGCCGCCGCGATCGTCGGCCACAAGAACCTCGTCCTCGCCGACCCCCAGGGCAAGACCGCGTTCCTGCTGGTCAGTCAGGCCGTGCTCGGCGCGGACGCCAACACGCTGGAGTCCCTCGTCTTCACCACCGTGGCGACGGCGATCTTCCTGACCCTGCTGGCCTCGGTCGCCGGCATCACCCTCGCCTGCGCCAACACCCTTGCGCACGACCTCATCGCCCACGGACTACGGCGGGCCGCCATCCCGCACACCACCGAGATGGCCGTCGCCCGCGGCGCCGCGGCGGGCATCGGCCTCCTCACCATCGCACTCGCGGCCTTCGTCCAGCACTGGAACCTCCAGGCACTGGTGACGCTGTCCTTCTGCATCGGCGCGTCCGCGGTCGCCCCCGCGCTCGTCTTCAGCATGTTCTGGCGCCGCTACACCAGCCAGGGCCTGATGTGGACCCTGATCGTGGGCGCCGGGACCGCGATCCTGCTGATGACCGGCAGCAACCTGGTCTCCGGCTCGCCGCAGTCCGTGTTCCCCGACCACGACTTCAACTGGTTCCCGTACACCACCTCGGGTCTGGTGTCGGTGCCCGCGGGATTCCTCGCCGGCTGGTACGGCAGCATCCGCGCGCCGCGCGAGGCGTCCGCCCAGCGCGAGCGGTACGCCGAGATCGAGCCCGCAATCCTCGCCGGCGCGACGACGGGCCGCGACGGCGCCTGA
- a CDS encoding class I SAM-dependent methyltransferase, whose product MTDPSYLAAVRESYDTVADDYAALVKPPSALDPLSRSMLSAFAELVRAADRGPVADVGCGPGKVTAHLAGLGVSAFGIDVSPKMVELARTAYPELRFSVGSMTALEIEDDALGGILAYYSTHHTPPESLPVVFSEFHRTLAPGGHLLLVGHVGAGEHRRPGRAYGGHSVSFASYRLPVEQLARLLKHAGFSIDAQLAQEPGEDLRWKLAHFLTHKPTAEESGVAP is encoded by the coding sequence ATGACCGATCCCTCCTACCTGGCCGCGGTACGGGAGTCGTACGACACCGTGGCCGACGACTACGCCGCGCTCGTCAAACCTCCGTCCGCGCTGGACCCCCTGTCACGGTCGATGCTGTCCGCGTTCGCCGAACTCGTGCGGGCGGCCGACCGGGGACCGGTCGCGGACGTGGGCTGTGGACCCGGCAAGGTGACGGCACACCTGGCCGGGCTCGGAGTGTCCGCCTTCGGTATCGATGTGTCCCCGAAGATGGTCGAGTTGGCTCGCACCGCCTATCCGGAGCTGCGCTTCTCCGTGGGTTCCATGACCGCGCTGGAGATCGAGGACGACGCGCTCGGCGGCATCCTGGCCTACTACTCCACCCACCACACGCCTCCGGAGTCGCTGCCGGTGGTGTTCTCCGAGTTCCACCGCACCCTGGCGCCGGGCGGACACCTTCTCCTCGTCGGTCATGTGGGCGCCGGTGAGCACCGCCGTCCGGGACGGGCCTACGGCGGCCACTCGGTGTCCTTCGCCTCCTATCGCCTGCCCGTAGAGCAGCTCGCACGGCTGCTGAAGCACGCCGGGTTCAGCATCGACGCCCAACTGGCTCAGGAGCCCGGCGAAGACCTGCGGTGGAAGCTCGCCCACTTCCTCACCCACAAGCCGACCGCCGAGGAGTCCGGGGTGGCTCCCTGA
- a CDS encoding SUKH-4 family immunity protein yields the protein MVTFAQAQERAEEWVNGDVPAYQHREVRVREFELGFVVWAEDRPEGPTSDGGRQRMVIARDSGEATLWPGLPVGEVIRRYEEEYGAPATGAAPAAAPPERIDLNQTSFLLSPPEWLQDAADQLGIADQRAARGDAGPSSAGGSSTDGSTGGSSTGGSAVGAPVAGGSAGPGGSSGSARPARDADAPRDGTGGGVTSGRGSHVGGSAWPGTAAASAAGASGTPAAGVAGVSGTPAAGVAGAAASAPVGARPGAGEYEPTAPDGVPAAPVGATPWAGTDTNAGLDDGSVPLPATVFAPPLVGADDEDDEPPSAGADAPTALMAGGSRLPRTAVAPALDPEQQGAGAGAGGGGAGAGVGATPPAGMPGPRSAGDLADAATSRATVPPRGARGTGPATPPPPGRPPGAPGGRPGVTPPESGPGTSGGPAGGYVPTQLVSRPGPAEPQPPGVPQPPGPPGVPGTPPGGVHHAATVLANPSPLAGPGAGPAGPGAPQPPGVPQPPGPPGVPGTPPGGVHHAATMLANPSPVGPGAPQPPGPPGPVPHAPPSGPQNAYGYPQQQQHQQPAAVPTVGPGYQAVLRYRAPDGTEQQLIRRSAPGTPHPEWQIFHELRAMNVPSDQVLELHTELESCELPGGYCARMIRETWPQARITSIAPYGRDHAGRQDGMRQLLTHQGELHQVADGPARPAPVRAPLPQVQPAPPVPPEGVAHELVGSFGPQGICRFDQRAVSRQGVPEIVARTLVWAGLPADFGPFFWAQPANPVVPTLAELAAQRQVQPASDANAYLVVGSDFGRAICVQYGTAHIVAVPVEGGPGGQSIAPQFVNSGLPEFTRSLALLGRMWRLRFGLNPEQAGRWTVDFQAQLATLDPAALSSRDSWWSVLLEQMWDGLI from the coding sequence ATGGTGACGTTCGCGCAGGCGCAGGAGCGTGCGGAGGAGTGGGTCAACGGCGACGTGCCCGCCTACCAGCACCGTGAGGTGCGGGTACGGGAGTTCGAGCTGGGCTTCGTGGTGTGGGCGGAGGACCGCCCGGAGGGGCCGACGTCGGACGGCGGCCGGCAGCGCATGGTGATCGCCCGGGACAGCGGGGAGGCCACGTTGTGGCCGGGCCTGCCGGTGGGTGAGGTGATCCGCCGCTACGAGGAGGAGTACGGCGCTCCCGCGACGGGTGCGGCTCCGGCCGCGGCGCCGCCGGAGCGGATCGATCTGAACCAGACGTCGTTCCTGCTGAGTCCCCCGGAGTGGTTGCAGGACGCGGCGGACCAGCTGGGCATCGCGGATCAGCGGGCGGCGCGCGGCGACGCCGGTCCGTCTTCGGCGGGCGGGTCTTCGACGGACGGGTCGACGGGCGGGTCTTCGACGGGCGGTTCGGCGGTGGGCGCGCCGGTGGCGGGCGGGTCCGCCGGCCCTGGTGGGAGTTCCGGCTCGGCGCGGCCGGCGCGGGATGCCGACGCCCCCCGGGACGGGACCGGTGGCGGTGTGACGAGCGGCCGTGGTTCGCATGTGGGGGGAAGCGCGTGGCCGGGTACGGCGGCGGCCTCGGCCGCCGGTGCGTCGGGGACGCCTGCCGCGGGTGTGGCCGGGGTGTCGGGGACGCCCGCCGCGGGGGTGGCGGGTGCGGCCGCGTCCGCCCCGGTCGGCGCCCGTCCCGGTGCCGGTGAGTACGAGCCGACCGCTCCCGACGGGGTGCCGGCCGCGCCGGTGGGCGCGACGCCGTGGGCGGGGACGGACACCAACGCCGGCCTGGACGACGGCTCCGTACCGCTGCCCGCGACGGTGTTCGCGCCGCCGCTGGTGGGTGCCGACGACGAGGACGACGAGCCGCCGTCGGCGGGCGCGGACGCTCCGACGGCGCTCATGGCGGGCGGGAGCCGGTTGCCGCGTACGGCGGTGGCGCCCGCCCTCGACCCCGAGCAACAGGGTGCCGGTGCCGGTGCCGGTGGTGGTGGTGCTGGAGCTGGAGTTGGTGCCACGCCGCCTGCGGGCATGCCCGGGCCGCGTTCGGCGGGGGATCTGGCGGACGCCGCGACCAGTAGGGCCACGGTGCCGCCGCGCGGTGCGCGCGGCACCGGCCCGGCGACTCCTCCGCCGCCGGGCCGCCCGCCCGGCGCTCCGGGCGGCCGACCCGGTGTGACGCCGCCTGAGTCGGGGCCGGGCACATCGGGTGGTCCGGCGGGCGGGTACGTACCTACGCAGCTGGTCTCGCGGCCCGGTCCCGCGGAGCCGCAGCCTCCGGGCGTGCCGCAGCCTCCTGGTCCGCCGGGGGTTCCGGGTACTCCGCCGGGCGGGGTGCACCATGCGGCGACGGTGCTGGCGAACCCGAGTCCGCTCGCCGGGCCGGGTGCCGGTCCGGCCGGTCCGGGCGCGCCGCAGCCTCCGGGCGTGCCGCAGCCTCCTGGTCCGCCGGGGGTTCCGGGTACTCCGCCGGGCGGGGTGCACCATGCGGCCACGATGCTGGCGAACCCGAGTCCGGTCGGCCCCGGGGCGCCGCAGCCGCCTGGCCCTCCGGGGCCGGTACCGCACGCGCCCCCGTCCGGACCGCAGAACGCGTACGGCTACCCGCAGCAGCAGCAGCATCAGCAGCCGGCCGCTGTGCCGACCGTGGGCCCGGGCTACCAGGCCGTGCTGCGCTACCGCGCGCCCGACGGCACCGAGCAGCAGCTCATCCGTCGCTCGGCGCCGGGCACACCGCACCCGGAGTGGCAGATCTTCCACGAGCTGCGCGCGATGAACGTCCCCAGCGACCAGGTGCTGGAGCTGCACACCGAGCTGGAGTCCTGCGAGCTGCCCGGGGGCTACTGCGCCCGGATGATCCGGGAGACATGGCCGCAGGCCCGGATCACGAGCATCGCCCCGTACGGCAGGGACCACGCCGGCAGACAGGACGGGATGCGGCAGCTGCTGACCCACCAGGGCGAGTTGCACCAGGTCGCGGACGGCCCGGCGCGTCCCGCTCCGGTGCGCGCTCCGCTGCCGCAGGTGCAGCCGGCTCCGCCCGTTCCGCCGGAGGGGGTGGCACACGAGCTGGTGGGGTCGTTCGGGCCGCAGGGCATCTGCCGGTTCGACCAGCGGGCCGTTTCCCGCCAGGGCGTACCGGAGATCGTCGCGCGGACGCTGGTGTGGGCGGGCCTCCCGGCGGACTTCGGGCCGTTCTTCTGGGCGCAGCCGGCGAACCCGGTGGTGCCGACGCTGGCCGAGCTGGCCGCGCAGCGGCAGGTGCAGCCCGCTTCGGACGCGAATGCGTACCTGGTCGTGGGCAGTGACTTCGGCCGGGCGATCTGTGTCCAGTACGGGACCGCGCACATCGTGGCGGTGCCCGTGGAGGGCGGTCCGGGCGGGCAGTCGATCGCGCCTCAGTTCGTGAACAGCGGTCTGCCGGAGTTCACCCGCTCGTTGGCGCTGCTCGGCCGGATGTGGCGGCTGCGGTTCGGGCTCAACCCGGAGCAGGCGGGCCGATGGACCGTCGACTTCCAGGCGCAGCTCGCCACGCTGGACCCGGCGGCGCTGTCGTCGCGGGACAGCTGGTGGTCGGTGCTGCTGGAGCAGATGTGGGACGGGCTGATCTGA
- a CDS encoding SMI1/KNR4 family protein encodes MTTGRMGLGAPPGPQGRGNAAPPNAAYAGQVVHFPDPVRAARHSMGVRVDEHGFPDFSPYARAVAEVAEPPEGFGVDELRLTDYVSANTAQAAAGHELWDTIPPVATPHGWTWHHVAGSRRLELVPVEVKALLRHHGGVATAVVDHGKRGTRPLRETRPVHFGLPKGAVSVSEQQLLGVEEDLGYRLPGAYRSFLKAAGGCAPVGVALDAELGMLVDQPFFTVREEAAVNDLVYVNKCLRDHLTKDYLGVGFVQGGLLAVKVRGADVGSVWFCAYDDARDRDGWTVAERVESLLLPCGEDFDAFLQRLVGNPPELETVANLMVDGGFARAVPVGE; translated from the coding sequence ATGACGACAGGTCGGATGGGGCTGGGGGCACCTCCCGGCCCCCAGGGCCGGGGGAACGCAGCGCCGCCGAACGCGGCCTACGCCGGACAGGTCGTTCACTTCCCGGACCCGGTGAGGGCTGCTCGGCATTCTATGGGCGTTCGGGTGGACGAGCACGGTTTTCCGGATTTCTCGCCGTATGCGCGGGCGGTGGCGGAGGTCGCGGAGCCCCCGGAGGGCTTCGGTGTCGACGAACTGCGGCTGACGGACTACGTGTCGGCGAACACGGCGCAGGCCGCGGCCGGTCATGAGCTGTGGGACACGATTCCCCCGGTGGCGACGCCGCACGGCTGGACATGGCATCACGTGGCGGGGAGCCGTCGGCTGGAGCTGGTGCCGGTCGAGGTGAAGGCGCTGCTGCGGCATCACGGCGGGGTGGCGACGGCCGTGGTGGACCACGGCAAGCGTGGCACCCGTCCGCTGCGGGAGACGCGGCCGGTGCACTTCGGTCTGCCGAAGGGTGCGGTGTCGGTGTCGGAGCAGCAACTGCTGGGAGTGGAGGAGGACTTGGGGTATCGCCTGCCGGGTGCGTACCGCTCCTTCCTGAAGGCGGCCGGGGGGTGCGCGCCGGTGGGCGTGGCGCTCGACGCGGAGCTGGGGATGCTGGTGGACCAGCCGTTCTTCACGGTGCGGGAGGAGGCGGCGGTCAACGACCTGGTGTACGTGAACAAGTGCCTGCGGGACCATCTGACGAAGGACTACCTCGGGGTCGGTTTCGTCCAGGGCGGGCTGCTGGCGGTCAAGGTCCGTGGTGCGGACGTGGGTTCGGTGTGGTTCTGCGCGTACGACGACGCCCGGGACCGGGACGGCTGGACGGTGGCGGAACGGGTGGAGAGCCTGCTGCTGCCGTGCGGCGAGGACTTTGACGCGTTCCTGCAGAGGCTGGTGGGGAATCCGCCGGAGTTGGAGACCGTGGCGAACCTGATGGTGGACGGCGGTTTCGCCCGTGCCGTCCCGGTGGGGGAGTGA